From the genome of Populus alba chromosome 10, ASM523922v2, whole genome shotgun sequence, one region includes:
- the LOC118059864 gene encoding pyruvate kinase 1, cytosolic encodes MNPHLNLEENMRLASVLEPSKPSFFPARTKIVGTLGPQSRTVEIITNCLKAGMSVAQFDFSWGDTEYHQETLDNLKAAVKSTKKLCGVMLDTVGPELQVINKTERPISLQEDSFVVLTPDQGKEATSSLLPINFTGLSSAVKTGDTIFIGQYLFTGSETTSVWLEVTEVNGEDVVCLVKNSTTLSGPLYTLHVSQIHIDLPTLTDKDKEVISTWGVRNSIDILSLSYTRHAEDVRHAREFLSKLGDLYQTQIFAKIENVEGLAHFDEILEEADGIILSRGNLGIDLPPEKVFMFQKTAVFKCNMAGKPVVVTRVVDSMTENLRPTRAEATDVANAVLDGSDAILLGAETLRGLYPVETISTVGKICAEAEKVFNYDLYYKRTVKYAGDSMSHLESITSTAVRAAIKVKASVILCFTSTGRAARLIAKYKPITPVISVVVPRVKTDQLRWTFTGAFEARQSLIVRGVFPMLADPRHQAEPTNATNESVLKVALDHGKAAGFIKPHDRVVVCQKLGDSYVVKILELED; translated from the exons ATGAATCCGCACTTGAATCTTGAAGAGAACATGAGGTTGGCTTCAGTTCTTGAGCCATCAAAACCA AGTTTCTTCCCTGCAAGGACAAAGATTGTTGGCACACTTGGTCCGCAATCTCGAACTGTGGAGATAATAACTAATTGTCTGAAGGCAGGAATGTCTG TGGCACAGTTTGATTTTTCATGGGGTGATACTGAATACCATCAAGAGACATTGGATAATCTGAAAGCAGCTGTCAAGAGTACCAAGAAACTCTGCGGG GTAATGCTTGATACTGTGGGTCCAGAGTTACAGGTGATCAATAAAACTGAGCGCCCGATTTCCCTCCAGGAAGATAGCTTTGTTGTCCTAACACCAGATCAGGGCAAAGAAGCCACTTCAAGTCTGCTACCCATAAATTTTACTGGGTTGTCGTCG GCAGTGAAGACGGGAGACACAATTTTTATTGGTCAATACCTCTTTACAGGAAGTGAAACTACTTCTGTGTGGCTAGAG GTCACTGAAGTAAATGGCGAAGATGTGGTTTGCTTGGTAAAGAATTCTACTACCTTAAGTGGGCCACTATATACTTTGCATGTCTCTCAAATCCATATTGATCTGCCTACTCTGACTGACAAAGATAAGGAG GTTATAAGCACATGGGGTGTTCGAAACAGCATAGACATCCTCTCACTTTCATACACCAGGCATGCTGAAGATGTTCGTCAT GCACGTGAATTTCTTTCTAAACTGGGCGACCTCTATCAGACTCAAATTTTTGCGAAAATTGAAAATGTGGAG GGATTAGCTCATTTTGATGAGATCCTTGAAGAAGCAGACGGCATCATCCTTTCTCGTGGAAATTTGGGGATAGATCTCCCACCAGAGAAG GtgtttatgtttcaaaaaactGCTGTTTTTAAGTGCAATATGGCTGGAAAACCTGTTGTGGTCACTCGTGTTGTGGACAGTATGACAGAGAATTTGAGACCTACTCGTGCAGAAGCAACTGATGTTGCCAACGCAGTATTGGAtg GGAGTGATGCAATTCTTCTAGGTGCAGAAACTCTGAGAGGATTGTATCCAGTTGAGACCATCTCTACCGTTGGGAAAATTTGTGCTGAG GCAGAGAAGGTTTTCAATTATGATTTGTATTACAAAAGAACTGTCAAATATGCAGGAGATTCCATGAGCCATTTGGAGTCTATTACTTCCACTGCG GTCCGTGCAGCTATCAAGGTTAAAGCTTCTGTAATTTTGTGCTTCACTTCTACTGGAAGAGCTGCaag GTTGATTGCAAAGTACAAACCCATAACGCCTGTTATATCTGTTGTTGTCCCTCGGGTAAAGACTGATCAACTGCGTTGGACCTTTACTGGTGCTTTTGAG GCAAGGCAGTCACTCATTGTCAGGGGAGTTTTTCCTATGCTTGCCGATCCTCGACACCAA GCTGAGCCTACAAATGCAACAAATGAATCAGTTCTGAAGGTTGCTCTAGATCATGGCAAGGCAGCTGGTTTTATAAAGCCGCATGACCGAGTTGTTGTTTGCCAAAAGCTCGGAGATTCATATGTGGTGAAGATCCTTGAGCTTGAAGATTAA
- the LOC118059865 gene encoding uncharacterized protein isoform X2 encodes MAENNKARSKKDGQEKDPRSLFLVFPRFEFKFPPIFNLSPKADVDAIKLEEKEKIAGNKPADVVKFSDPKPLAPPPLKVEVEEPGIKHPLILLPVYALGGFIVLKWIWARWQERNERAKKASSDDDQSNDGYQSPADEE; translated from the exons ATGGCTGAGAACAACAAGGCTAGGAGCAAGAAAGATGGCCAAGAAAAAGATCCCAGGAGCTTGTTTCTGGTGTTTCCAAGATTTGAGTTCAAGTTTCCTCCAATATTTAACCTATCACCCAAAGCTGATGTTGATGCTATTAAGttggaagagaaagaaaagattgcAGGTAATAAGCCAGCTGATGTTGTAAAGTTCAGTGATCCTAAACCATTAGCCCCTCCTCCATTGAAGGTTGAAGTTGAAGAACCTGGAATTAAGCATCCCTTAATCCTTTTACCA GTGTATGCACTTGGAGGGTTCATTGTTTTGAAGTGGATATGGGCAAGGTGGCAGGAAAGAAACGAGAGAGCCAAGAAGGCATCATCTGATGACGATCAGTCAAATGACGGGTATCAATCTCCAGCAGACGAAGAATGA
- the LOC118059865 gene encoding uncharacterized protein isoform X1, protein MAETENSKIVTQKDSSQKPRNLFSIFPKFDLKVPFFNKPVPLAKEEPKIAVVTEGGENESGIQKPNIVSFPNTRSLVPSSIEVEVEEGSGRTHNPVIIWQVYALGGFIVLKWIWARWQERNERAKKASSDDDQSNDGYQSPADEE, encoded by the exons ATGGCGGAAACTGAAAACAGCAAAATCGTGACCCAAAAAGACAGCTCTCAAAAACCCAGAAAtctgttttcaatttttccaaAGTTTGATCTCAAAGTTCCTTTCTTTAACAAGCCAGTCCCTCTGGCTAAGGAGGAACCGAAAATAGCAGTAGTTACTGAAGGAGGAGAAAACGAGAGTGGAATTCAGAAACCCAATATTGTCAGCTTCCCAAATACTCGTTCTTTAGTTCCTTCATCGATTGAGGTTGAGGTTGAGGAGGGCAGTGGAAGGACTCATAATCCTGTGATCATTTGGCAG GTGTATGCACTTGGAGGGTTCATTGTTTTGAAGTGGATATGGGCAAGGTGGCAGGAAAGAAACGAGAGAGCCAAGAAGGCATCATCTGATGACGATCAGTCAAATGACGGGTATCAATCTCCAGCAGACGAAGAATGA
- the LOC118059868 gene encoding uncharacterized protein: MSTDDFPLLDAPPPHPTTRHPDAASVTTTGDYYYSDHDKSSATPSSKRNHQNHYYNNKRSKSNSNTELESSDYRDYRKDREEWSDTAISCLLEAYTEKFNQLNRGNLRGRDWEEVAEAVSERGGSNNKKSVEQCKNKIDNLKKRYKVELQRIGGSGSSWHWFKHIEVIMGNACNGKSISGGAGAGGDSEGGAGGGGSCGNANVVVKQVKRYTSGSAAFANSLKTKPVTNLKWRRVVFKISGSALAGNCQNIDPKVAMQIAQEVATASRVGLEIAIVLGGRNFFCGESWISATGLERPTAYQIGMMATVMNSVLLQSALEKHGVQARVQSAFAMPELAEPYSRQRAIRHLEKGRVVIFGGIGAGAGNPLFTTDTAAALRASEINAEALLKGTIVNGVYDRHAGSSNITLDHISFRDVVSRGATSMDMMAITYCEENGIPVVVFNLLEPGNISRALCGDQVGTLIDQAGRIG, encoded by the exons ATGTCCACCGACGATTTCCCCCTCCTCGACGCGCCGCCTCCTCACCCAACAACGCGCCACCCAGATGCCGCCTCCGTCACGACAACCGGCGATTACTACTACTCCGATCACGACAAATCGTCCGCCACACCCTCCTCGAAACGCAACCACCAAAACCACTACTACAACAATAAGAGATCGAAATCAAACAGTAACACAGAGTTAGAATCCAGCGATTACCGAGATTACAGGAAGGATAGGGAGGAATGGAGCGATACGGCGATATCGTGTTTGCTGGAGGCGTACACGGAGAAATTCAATCAGCTGAATAGAGGGAATTTGAGAGGGAGAGATTGGGAGGAAGTAGCGGAAGCTGTGAGTGAGAGAGGAGGGAGTAATAATAAGAAGAGTGTGGAGCAGTGTAAGAATAAGATTGATAATTTGAAGAAGAGGTATAAAGTGGAGTTACAGAGGATTGGTGGGAGTGGGAGTAGCTGGCATTGGTTTAAACATATCGAGGTGATCATGGGGAATGCGTGCAATGGGAAGAGTATTAGtggtggtgctggtgctggGGGAGATAGTGAgggtggtgctggtggtggagGGAGTTGTGGGAATGCTAATGTGGTGGTTAAGCAAGTTAAAAG GTATACATCTGGCAGTGCTGCCTTTGCTAATAGTCTCAAAACTAAACCGGTGACGAATTTAAAATGGCGGAGAGTAGTGTTTAAAATCAGCGGTTCTGCATTGGCTGGGAATTGCCAGAATATTGACCCCAAG GTAGCTATGCAGATTGCTCAGGAAGTAGCAACAGCTAGCCGTGTTGGACTGGAG ATAGCGATTGTTCTTGGAGGTCGTAATTTCTTTTGTGGAGAATCATGGATTTCTGCTACTGGCTTAGAGAGGCCCACTGCATACCAGATTGG CATGATGGCAACAGTTATGAATTCAgttttgcttcaatcagccttGGAGAAGCACGGTGTTCAAGCTCGTGTGCAAAGTGCATTTGCAATGCCAGAGTTAGCTGAACCCTATAGCAGGCAACGGGCCATCCGACATCTCGAGAAAGGAAGGGTTGTCATATTTGGTGGCATTGGTGCTGGTGCTGGGAATCCTCTATTTACTACTGACACAGCAGCTGCTCTGAGAGCTTCTGAGA tcaATGCAGAGGCACTCCTTAAAGGTACCATTGTTAATGGCGTCTATGATCGCCATGCTGGGAGCAGCAATATAACACTGGATCACATATCATTCAGAGATGTGGTTTCGAGGGGGGCTACCTCAATGGACATGATGGCAATTACGTACTGTGAAGAGAATGGGATTCCTG TGGTGGTCTTTAATCTGCTCGAGCCTGGGAACATCTCAAGAGCATTATGTGGAGACCAAGTTGGCACCTTAATTGATCAAGCAGGAAGGATTGGTTAA